The window AGCCGGCGGATTCGAGCGCCCAGCGGCGATAGTGTTCGGACGTGGCGCGTTCGGGGTCTTTCGTCGGAAAGAGCGCAACGTCGTCGAGGGTGGCCGAGAAGTCAGCGAACGAGTCGTACGACCCCGCGAGGTCGAACACGTCGTCCGGCGCGTCGGCGAGGGCGTCGTGGTCTGCTGCGTCGTAGGTCACGTCTTCGCCGCGGCCGACGTGTCCGTCGCCAGCGAGTGCGAAGATGGTGGTCTTACGGAGGAACCCGCTCGACGTGTCGCTCTCGTGGCGCGTGCGGGAGACGGAGTCGACGGTCAGCGGCAGGTCTGCCACTCGGTCGAAGAAGGTCATCGGGTGACAGGTTGGGCGCGGCGCGGCAAAAGCGTACGTCCCGAATCGACGTTCGTGGATGGTCGGCCCAGACCGCGCGGTATCCCCTCTTCAGACTGCACCGCGTTCGACTTTCACGACGCGAGTCGAGAAGGCGAGGAACGTCGCAGTCAACGTCAACACGACGGCACCTGCGGCGGCGAGTTCGTGGGCCGGCGCGACGTGCTGGACGACACCGTCGAGAATTGGCTCGGCCGGGATGAGCGTGTGGTGTGGCGTTCCGACCAGCGGGACGAAGTAGTCGACGACGTCGTTGAAGCCGTACCAGAGGACGGCGGCGAAGACGGCGACGATGGGGAACTTCGCGTAGCGTTGGATGAGGAACGCTTCCACGACCATCGCGAGGTGACTCCAGAAGAGGAAGTTGTACATCGCCCAGTGGAGGTACGAGAAGTCGCTCTTGAATACGAGCAAGACGTACGGTGTCCACAACCCGAGTTTGAGACACCCGAAGAACGCGAGGGCGTTGAGGTACTCGTTAGAGCGGCCGAGTTTCCACAACGCCAGCGAGAGGGCGATAAACAGCGTCGCGACGGGACTGTCGGGGACGAACGGCCACATCACGACGGGTTCGATGCTGAACTGAAACCCGTAGTACCAAAAACCGAAGGCGGTGCCGACGAGGTTGATAGCGACGACGACCCACGCGACGTTGAGGCCGAAGTTTTCGAGCCACTCCGGAAGTGGGTTGAGCCACCGCGGCAGGTCTGCCGTCGCGGGTAATTCGTCGTCGCCGAAGAGAGACCTCGGGTCGTCGAGTAGTCGGCGCAATCGCGTCACCGCGTCCATACTCACGCCGAAGCGTGGGGAAGTGAAAGCGGTGCCGGTCTCACCCATGGGGGACGGTGTCGGATGAGAACCGCTGACGGTCGGAAGAGATTGCTTAAGTGTACCCAGTCGCAAGCCACGAATATGGCTGAGGAGACCGACCTGGAGGAACTCCGGCGCGGCACTGAACTCGTCAAACGCGGGTTCGCACAGATGCAGAAAGGCGGCGTCATCATGGACGTCGTCAACGCTGAGCAAGCAAAGATAGCCGAAGAAGTCGGGGCAGTGGCCGTCATGTCTCTCGAGGCGGTTCCGGCCGACATCCGCAAGCGTGGCGGTGTCTCTCGGATGGCCGACCCGGAGAAGGTCGAAGAGATTATCGACGCCGTCTCTATCCCGGTGATGGGAAAGGCGCGTATCGGCCACTACACCGAGGCCCAGATTCTCGAAGCCGTCGGCGTCGACATGGTCGACGAGAGTGAAGTGCTCACCCCCGCCGACAACGAGTACCACATCGACAAGCGCGACTTCACCGCGCCGTTCGTCTGTGGCGCACGCAACCTCCCCGAGGCGCTCCGCCGCATCAACGAGGGCGCGGCGATGATTCGCACGAAGGGCGAGGCTGGCACGGGCGACGTGAACCAGGCGGTCACCCACCAGCGAACTATCAAGAACCAGATTCGTACGCTCACCGGACTGAACTTCGACGAACGCGAGAAGTGGGCCCGCGAGCACGAAGCACCTGCCGAACTCGTCCACGAGACGGCCGAGATGGGCCGCCTGCCCGTCGTCAACTTCGCGGCCGGCGGTATCGCTACCCCGGCAGACGCGGCACTCATGATGTACCACGAGTGCGACGGCATCTTCGTCGGGTCCGGCATCTTCGGTGCCGAGGACCCAGAGAAGATGGGCACGGCGGTCGTCGAGGCGGTCAACAACTGGGACGACCCGGAGAAACTCGCCGAAATCGCCACGGGCATCGGCAAGGGCATGAAGGGCGAGGCGAACGTCGACATGCCCGAAGAGAAGAAACTGCAGGGCCGCGGCGTCTAACTCGGTCTACGACGGACGCTTCTCATTCTCTCGTTCGATTGCGCGAACGCGGTGAGACGGTCGATTACGCGAGAGTGCGCTTCTTTTCTTTCGACTCGGAGTCTGTCTCGTCCTCTTCGGCGAGGAGGACCGTCACCGGACCGTCGAACTTGAGCATGATGGACTGCGTGGTGTCGCGAGAGATGAGTTTCCCCGTGGGCGAGCGACGGCGACCCGAGATGAACAGATGGTCACACGCTTCCCACTGGGCCGTCTCCAGGACGGAGTCCACTTCGGGGCCGATGTCGGCCACGACACGGTACTCCACGTCGAGACCATCGAGTGCCTCGCGGGCGAGTCGCTTCGCCCGGCGGCGCGCCGACTCCGTCGCTTGGTCCACACCGTAGACGACGTCGGACGACCCGACGTCGGCGAGGGCGGACCGGGTCTCTTCGAACTCGTCGTTCGGGATGACGGTGAGGACGACGAGTTCTGCCCCGCTTCCGGCAGCGAATTCGCCGGCCTCTCGGAGGATACGCTTCGACCGCTCGTTGGGAGTCACGACGACGAGTGCTCGGTTCATGTTCCAAACTTCTCGCGTTTGTGAGAAAAGTCTTCTCGGAATCGTGTTACCACTGACCATGTGAACTCGCCACGGCCTCTCAGTCGGGAGAATTCGTGAAGAATGAGCGTGTGGGAGGGAGTCTCAACAACGCTCAGATATCGAATACTTCCGCCCCGCTTCCGACGCGGGTCTTGTAGGCGCGGGCGGCAACGTCCGCCCCGTCGAAGGCTTCGACCATCGCCGCGGCGACGCGCGTTCGGTCACGTTCACCACAGACAGCGAGCACCGATGGGCCGGCACCGGAGACGGTGACCCCGTCTGCACCCGCGGCGAGGGCCGAGGACCGAACGTCGTTGTACCCGGTGATGAGTTCGGCCCGCGCCGGCGTGACGATTCGGTCGTCCATCCCCGCGCCGACGAGGGCAGGGTCGCGTCGGCACATCCCGACCGAAAGTGTCGCCGCCCGGCCGACAGTGTGGACGATGTCTTCCATGCTCGCGGTGTCGGGAACGACGCGCCGTGCGTCGCGGGTCGAGACGGCGATTTCGGGGAGACAGGCGACCAGTGGAATGTCGGCATCGACGGTGGTGACGCCCTCGTCTGTCGCGACGGTGAACCCACCGAGAAGCGCGGGTGCGACGTTGTCGGCGTGTGCTTCGCCCGAGACGACTGCCTCTCCTTCGGCAGCGACCGGAACGAGTTCTTCGCGGGAGAGTCCCCTGTCGTACAACTCGTTCAGGGCGAGGGCGGCGGCGGCGGAACTCGCGGCGGACGACCCGAGACCCGACGACGGGCGAACGCCCTTGTCGATGCGGATGTGTGCGGGTGCGTCGAGTGCCTCCGCGACGGCACCGACGACGTTTCGGTCCGGGTCTGTGGGGATGTACTGACTCCCGACACCCGTCACTTCGATTGTTGTCCGGTCCGCTCGCTCGACGTGAACGACGTCTGCCGGGCGGTCGAGAGCCACGCCGAAGACGTCGAACCCACTTCCGAGATTGGCGCTCGTGGCGGGTGCGCGGACCGTAACCATGCCCCGGAGTTGCCGTATCGCAGATAAAAATGTGGCGAACGTCGCATTCGGACGGTGTCTCGGCGTCGGAGTCCCGTCTCAGTCGTCCATCGACTCTGCGGGAACCGCCTCGTCGTCCGGTTTCGTTGCCGATTCGATGCCGCTGAACTCGAACCGAGCGCCGCCTGCGGACGACGACGTCAACGAAACCGACCACCCGTGTGCCTCGGCGATGGACTTGACGATTGGGAGGCCGAACCCAGTCCCGTCTTCGTGTGTCGTGTAGCCTCGTTCGAACACGTCTTCGCGTTCAGGTTCGGGGATACCGGGACCGTCGTCTTCGACGTAGAAGCCATCGTCTCGCTGGCCGACGGTGACAGTGACAGCGTCGCCGCCCGCACCTCTTTCTGTCGTCGTCCCGTGTTCCACAGCGTTCCGAAACAGGTTCTCGAACAGTTGTCGGAGACGGCCCCGGTCGGCGACGACAGTCGTCTCGGTGCGGACGTCGAGCGTCGCGTCGCCGACGGCGACACTGCTCCACGCCTCGTGTGCGACGGTGCGAAGCGCGACGGGTGAGACGTCGGTGAGCGTCTCTCCCTGGCGAGCGAGGGTGAGCAAGTCTTCGATAATCGTCTCCATCCGGTCGTGGGCGTCTTCGACGCGCTCGAAGTACTCGTCGTCGCCCGTCTCGTGTGCCAATTCGAGGTAGCCACGGGCGACAGTCAGTGGGTTTCGCAAGTCGTGTGAGACGACGGACGCGAACTCTTCGAGACGGTCGTTCTGCCGCTTCAGTCTGCGTTCGCGCTCTTTGCGCGCGGTGATGTCACGGACGAGGAGGAGCGTTCCGGTAGTCGCAGCGTCTTCACCGAGTTGCGTCGTGTTCACGAGGAAATCTCGCTCCACACCGTCGGTGGTCATCGTCACCTCGGACCTCGATGGGTCGTCGACGGCCGCCATCACCGCCGAAGGAAGCGTCTGTTCGGCGGGGAGACCGTACGAATCGACGAGAGGTCTGGCGAGCAATTGTTCACCAGACGGGTTCACGTCGAGGATTCTGTTGTCTCCGTCGAGG is drawn from Haloferax litoreum and contains these coding sequences:
- a CDS encoding DUF1405 domain-containing protein, with protein sequence MDAVTRLRRLLDDPRSLFGDDELPATADLPRWLNPLPEWLENFGLNVAWVVVAINLVGTAFGFWYYGFQFSIEPVVMWPFVPDSPVATLFIALSLALWKLGRSNEYLNALAFFGCLKLGLWTPYVLLVFKSDFSYLHWAMYNFLFWSHLAMVVEAFLIQRYAKFPIVAVFAAVLWYGFNDVVDYFVPLVGTPHHTLIPAEPILDGVVQHVAPAHELAAAGAVVLTLTATFLAFSTRVVKVERGAV
- a CDS encoding universal stress protein — protein: MNRALVVVTPNERSKRILREAGEFAAGSGAELVVLTVIPNDEFEETRSALADVGSSDVVYGVDQATESARRRAKRLAREALDGLDVEYRVVADIGPEVDSVLETAQWEACDHLFISGRRRSPTGKLISRDTTQSIMLKFDGPVTVLLAEEDETDSESKEKKRTLA
- the pdxS gene encoding pyridoxal 5'-phosphate synthase lyase subunit PdxS — its product is MAEETDLEELRRGTELVKRGFAQMQKGGVIMDVVNAEQAKIAEEVGAVAVMSLEAVPADIRKRGGVSRMADPEKVEEIIDAVSIPVMGKARIGHYTEAQILEAVGVDMVDESEVLTPADNEYHIDKRDFTAPFVCGARNLPEALRRINEGAAMIRTKGEAGTGDVNQAVTHQRTIKNQIRTLTGLNFDEREKWAREHEAPAELVHETAEMGRLPVVNFAAGGIATPADAALMMYHECDGIFVGSGIFGAEDPEKMGTAVVEAVNNWDDPEKLAEIATGIGKGMKGEANVDMPEEKKLQGRGV
- a CDS encoding homoserine kinase, coding for MVTVRAPATSANLGSGFDVFGVALDRPADVVHVERADRTTIEVTGVGSQYIPTDPDRNVVGAVAEALDAPAHIRIDKGVRPSSGLGSSAASSAAAALALNELYDRGLSREELVPVAAEGEAVVSGEAHADNVAPALLGGFTVATDEGVTTVDADIPLVACLPEIAVSTRDARRVVPDTASMEDIVHTVGRAATLSVGMCRRDPALVGAGMDDRIVTPARAELITGYNDVRSSALAAGADGVTVSGAGPSVLAVCGERDRTRVAAAMVEAFDGADVAARAYKTRVGSGAEVFDI
- a CDS encoding sensor histidine kinase — translated: MHGASHWQATPYTIPLGVGAGLFVILGVYLLRRRTARRLVPGATLGALLLFASGLWMGMYALELSRTDFAAKVLLNQLGYLGIAPLPLLWLAYVLRHAGFDDFPRAAWVGLGSFSALVAGLALTNQWHGLIWDGLWLSRQSGYVVLVNDHNIAFTAFIVYAYILIFVGVGVLLRTLLRADGIYRKQTFGLLVGGLVPAIGGVVYVVDASPVPGLNLPALAFSLTSTVVAWNVFRHRLFTVVPIAWESAVESMDGAAIVLDGDNRILDVNPSGEQLLARPLVDSYGLPAEQTLPSAVMAAVDDPSRSEVTMTTDGVERDFLVNTTQLGEDAATTGTLLLVRDITARKERERRLKRQNDRLEEFASVVSHDLRNPLTVARGYLELAHETGDDEYFERVEDAHDRMETIIEDLLTLARQGETLTDVSPVALRTVAHEAWSSVAVGDATLDVRTETTVVADRGRLRQLFENLFRNAVEHGTTTERGAGGDAVTVTVGQRDDGFYVEDDGPGIPEPEREDVFERGYTTHEDGTGFGLPIVKSIAEAHGWSVSLTSSSAGGARFEFSGIESATKPDDEAVPAESMDD